A window of the Wolbachia endosymbiont (group A) of Pogonocherus hispidulus genome harbors these coding sequences:
- a CDS encoding helix-turn-helix domain-containing protein, whose amino-acid sequence MANISIRYQIAQKVRSWRLKRKYALKNLAGKANINYHTLLRYEQGTCGIPIEKLKILAGALSIPVGNLFPRRKVLKESCCFDEARSQEMYNFIEKTGGHKAIYVLTKSVRAEEESNIKAARIRIAKNLVKAEFDNDIIYRATGLSTEEYADKERYEPNGGQEIKKWRIIRGYTQEELAKKLNIGPSQIHHYEQGSVTILSERLWEIAKELSVDAEDLIKEYKESDCEGENELLSLAREYKKIDNQESRDELNIWVEFFLQRKQIYKEKIDKVERMKVTNNLLLLGFSTDVISKIID is encoded by the coding sequence ATGGCAAATATCTCGATAAGGTATCAGATAGCACAAAAAGTAAGGAGCTGGAGGTTAAAAAGAAAATATGCCCTGAAAAACTTAGCAGGCAAAGCAAACATAAACTATCATACACTGCTAAGATATGAACAAGGAACATGTGGCATTCCAATTGAAAAGTTAAAAATATTAGCAGGGGCATTATCAATTCCTGTTGGAAATCTCTTTCCAAGACGAAAAGTACTAAAAGAGAGCTGTTGTTTTGATGAAGCTAGAAGCCAGGAAATGTATAATTTCATAGAAAAAACAGGAGGACACAAAGCAATTTATGTATTAACCAAGTCTGTCCGAGCTGAAGAAGAAAGTAATATAAAAGCAGCAAGAATAAGAATTGCAAAGAATCTAGTTAAGGCAGAGTTTGATAATGACATTATCTATCGAGCAACGGGCTTATCAACTGAAGAATATGCTGATAAAGAGAGATACGAGCCAAACGGAGGACAAGAGATAAAAAAGTGGAGAATAATAAGAGGATATACACAAGAAGAATTGGCAAAAAAGCTTAATATAGGACCCTCACAGATACATCACTATGAACAAGGTAGTGTCACCATTTTAAGTGAAAGGTTATGGGAAATAGCAAAAGAATTGTCAGTAGATGCTGAAGATCTAATAAAGGAATACAAAGAAAGTGATTGTGAAGGAGAAAATGAATTATTAAGTTTGGCAAGAGAATATAAAAAAATTGATAATCAAGAATCACGAGATGAACTGAATATATGGGTAGAATTTTTCTTGCAAAGAAAGCAAATTTACAAAGAGAAGATTGATAAAGTAGAGAGAATGAAAGTTACAAATAATTTACTTCTGTTAGGTTTTTCTACTGATGTTATTTCTAAAATAATTGATTAA
- a CDS encoding Rpn family recombination-promoting nuclease/putative transposase, whose amino-acid sequence MALSKFLDPKNDISFKRIFGTEKNKDILIHFLNDILGFTGKSTIQDIEFLSTIQDPDIASKKQSIVDVLCRDENGLQVIVEMQVAKTKGFEKRAQYYAAKAYSRQADKGDQYHDLKEIIFIAIADCILFPDKSEYKSKHTIRDEDTNEHDLKDFYFIFIELPKFPKTKEDQLSSIVEKWVYFFRYADETSEEELERIIGSDLIIKRAYEELNRFNWSEKEFIAYEQEIKRIRDEQAVLAQKLDDATQKGRLEGRQEGILIGHEKGKIEGKIEVAKNLLKAGISIDVVSQTTGLSSDEIKQLQAEKIPLDS is encoded by the coding sequence ATGGCTCTTTCTAAGTTTCTCGATCCAAAAAATGATATATCGTTCAAGCGCATCTTTGGCACTGAAAAAAATAAGGACATTCTTATTCACTTCCTTAATGATATCCTTGGCTTCACTGGCAAAAGTACAATACAGGATATAGAGTTCTTAAGTACTATTCAAGACCCTGATATTGCTTCTAAAAAACAAAGCATTGTTGATGTTCTTTGTAGGGATGAAAATGGGCTACAAGTCATAGTCGAAATGCAGGTCGCTAAAACTAAGGGCTTTGAAAAACGTGCTCAATACTATGCTGCTAAAGCCTATTCAAGACAGGCTGACAAAGGCGATCAATATCATGACCTTAAGGAAATTATCTTTATTGCTATAGCAGACTGTATTTTATTTCCTGATAAGTCTGAGTATAAATCAAAGCATACTATTCGCGATGAAGATACTAATGAACATGATCTAAAAGATTTTTACTTTATATTTATTGAGTTGCCTAAATTTCCAAAAACCAAAGAAGATCAGCTTTCAAGTATAGTTGAAAAATGGGTATACTTTTTCAGATATGCAGACGAAACTAGTGAAGAAGAGCTAGAGAGAATAATAGGAAGTGATCTAATAATTAAAAGAGCATATGAAGAACTAAATAGATTCAACTGGTCAGAAAAAGAATTTATCGCCTATGAACAGGAGATCAAGCGTATTCGTGATGAACAGGCTGTCCTCGCTCAAAAACTCGATGATGCCACTCAAAAAGGTAGACTAGAAGGTAGACAAGAAGGCATCCTCATCGGCCATGAAAAAGGTAAAATTGAAGGTAAAATCGAAGTTGCAAAAAACTTACTTAAAGCTGGCATCTCTATTGACGTCGTATCGCAAACTACAGGCCTTTCTTCTGATGAGATCAAGCAGTTACAAGCAGAAAAGATCCCCCTCGACTCATAG